CTACCTGGGCGGCGAGAACGtaacagctgttttttttaatatacaCTGATCCCATTTTCAAACAGATGTCAAGGAGCTTTCACATGCTGGGGTAGTCTGCGGACTTCGAAGATAATCTATAGGAAGACTCTTTTTGGACCTGATATGTTTAAGAATAAATGGTTTCGTTTAACAGTACCTGTGCTTGAAAACACCGTTACCAGCGCGAGAGGTCCCATAGCTCGAACTCAGTAAAACGAAGGAAATTGAATTGTCGGAATAAAGAGCGAAACAGAGcggtttcttcaaattttgatcTTAAGAAGATGCGTTTAAAGTGTCACTAGTTTAAAGTTTTGGAAACTGGAAATATAAGAAAGGACTGAGGGTTTTGAGCATATCTCCTTGGTCCATACATAGATTTCTCGAGATTTTAGTATAGTTGATACCCGCGAATGTGAGGACCTAAAACGGAGCAATGAGGTAGcggaaaaaaaggcaaaatgaagaaagaatgtaagaaataaaaagtgccCACCCCTCATCACACATTCCCCACAGCAGCAATTGATCTCAATCTGCCTTTTCTCCTCATGgctttcaatttgtttttttttcttcttgacagTAATAAGAGACAAAATTGGCGCTTATTGCAAAGATCGCAGTGCATTCGTGGTAAACATGGCTTCTTTCGAGCAGCACAGGCTTTTGTTTGTGCTTCGCGCTCGCTGTCTGCGTCTAGTAATCTTCAAAGATCTCGAGTCACGTGAATAACAGATGAATGTTAAAGAGAAACCCTCGTGGCTTCCCACAGCGCAGTAGAACAGAGATCTACTGCCGTAGTCGATGCGAGCGGTTAAACCGTCCAAGAGTCCGTCCAAGAATCGGTGGGAAGGTTATACTGGTACTGGTTTACTGAATAACCGTAACACACTGCCGCTGTCCTGTCTCcttacattttttctctttttgaactgAAAATTGCAACGAAAATTCTTCTCCTGTTCTAACAATATATGAGCTTCAGAAAGTTTTACTTAGgacattcaaaagaaaaaagctgaagttaaattaaaatcaaaaatttgaagctAGGGCATTGATGCGATGAATTCATCCGAACATTGCACAAGAATTTCGGATAACAAGAGACAGCagttttttattcacttcaaATCCGTGTTTAACTACGGATGGAAGTGTGTTCAACATATAGCTTAGCTGGAAGTAATATTTGGACAGACCCCAATGTTTCTCGTCAGTGTCGCGAATAACCATcgtataaataaaattaatatattaataaaaagTCAGTGACTTTCAACTCTGAATTCAGCAAAAACTGGGCAAACTCCAGAATACTTATGTTAAAATGATGGTCATGCTGTTTAATAAGTTAAAAGGAATTCTTTATTGTGACTTAAGGGTGTAGTGTTATATGTAGTGTTTTGATTGTGCATAACAAGAAGAATCATCTTCCTCATCTGCTCACATCATCTTTACCTTACGATGTAACATTAATGAGgtgctgaaaaagaaaaaaaaaacaggatttgCCTGGAGAACAAcgacttttattttcaaaacaaaagaaagagagaaaaagacaaaagagaaaaaaagacaaaacgaCAAAACACATAGTTGAACAATTAATTAGGAAATATTacatatagtcaggtcaaaaggATCTGAAGCTAAATGTAGTTACGCAAGCATCAACGGCGACGTTGAGAGTTGTGTTTGAGATCGAGGAGGAACTCTCACGAGCACCACGCATGACAGCAATCGGAGTGAAGCTAAacagcgatggtcccacttcggtcCCAATcgccaccgcaccgcttcgagcgcagtcgctttcGCAACTCCATCGAGCttcaatgtcgttttgatccgactatgtTATCCAAATCTCAGAGAGAAGCTAAACATTTGCGTTATAGCTCTGGTGAAATACAAAGCGAAGAACGTATGTACACACTTTCAAAAGTCGGGAAAAATATGGATCTTAGTCTAGCTAGGCATCAGTACCTTCATGCATCTTCTTACCAACAAAGTTTTTTGCTTCAGCAGCCTTAAACAAGTagagttcaaaaatatttaaaatgtaGCAAGACGACTAAAATGATAGCTATACCTTTTCTTCTACAGCATTCTTGGTTTCCTCGAATTTTTTCGCTGCAAAGTCAGAGACACTTTTTGCTGCTCCAGTGATCTGgaagttctgttttttttgcgaagacATCCAACCTATGTAATAGTTGTAATCCTATTCTACCTTATCTTGAGCAGATTTCGTAGCATTCTTTACGGATTCCGCCGCTTCGCTGAGTTTCTCTGAGGCGGCATCGGCAACATTGTCCAGTTTCTCTCCAGCATCCACCATCAAAAATCCATTTCCATTTACGTGGACAcagagaaggaagaagagaatgCTGGCTTGACAGAAAAGTCGAATGTTGCTCATGCTTGCAGTTGCAACGGTGAACACAGTGAAGAACTTGAAAAAGCGATTTCTTTTGGCTGAAATAAGAGGAatatttaattgttttcactttgtttagttgaaaaagagaattcaGAAGAATAGAAAGCAATTGAGAGGTAGATGTGAAGGAAAACGCATCTTAGTCTTGTCGACTCCTGTAGTCGATTCGAATAGGCGGAGATGTTATTGAGGGGCTCTTCCTTTTACTCGGATATTAGATGAGCGTTACTgcttttttcgaaatgttgcGTAAACAGGCAAACTCTCCTTCGGCGCAAGCATCTTTGGGCAATATTTTGTCAGCTGAAAAGTCAATAACTTGAGAGGCGAGGCATGTACTTTTGGAAAATGGAACTATTCAAACCTAGTTATAAACCTTATGACAACTATGCatgtaaaattcaaaacattcgAAAGTTTAGGATTACGAGAAGGGATATTATTACGCAACTCAAATTAGCTGAGGTGGGTGTATCGTTGTCAGTTAAGAGATTCGACTGTGACTGCagaatcgatggttcgaaaccgctatAGTGAcaaccaaacttttcatccctccgaggtcgataagtTGATATCAAaattgtctgagaggataagtACATTCTTGACAGACCGACTCATTTCaataagtcattgtatacgcTAGAAAACgtttataaacctcaaacaacttcaatcgattctgaatttaGGTCATTGGCACATCCTCGTAGAGCTTAATCAACGCAGTGCGAATCATCTACGTTACCCGTTACGCACGAAAACTAACAGCGTAACATCCATAGATTCGTTAGCCTCCAGAAAAGAACGCCAATTTCTCCACTGGGAAAACCCATGTACaatatttcttgaagaatAGAAACTGAAATGCAACTACGCTATATCATAGGTCTGAAGTAGCCTAAACATGTCCTACATGCTTCCGCCGCTTCTCATTCAACGAAAACATCTCTGGATGTGGCAgttttttatccagaaaaaaagtacttgcTGTTGATTTGCGCCGTCTTCCCAAGAAGGATACCCCTCCTGGCATTAGATTCTCACGTGACGCGTAAACACTGGCCCAATGGCCTTCCGATAAGCCATcacaagtagaaaaaaaacttcgtttaCGAGCGAATTTCTAGCGAGTCACGTGTTCGTCTTGCGGTGAAGTGATCTGTGAACTTCAAGCAAGAGCTAGTGAAAGAGTTTTGCAGAACATATTTTCCATGGACGAACCCCTTCGATTTGGAgtaattatctattatttaaaaaaataaacatcagAATAAACATTTACTAATTTATAACTTTTAGTAGAATTATTGCTCATGTAATAGATGTTCTAGCCCGGCTCGTGGAACGAACTCTATCAGGCTCAACGTCTCTCAATAGGTTTCCCAAACCTATTGATCCAGAAGTACTAGCAGTGATGTACACTTTTGCCTGTGATTTGCGATTTTCGTATGATGGAGtgtgtttttctgaaaaaaaagcgaagatgGTGAGCTTGATTTCCACTGCGTAGTTACAGTGCTTTggaaattatgaagaaattggATCTAAATCGTTGAAAAACTAACCTTTGCTTCATAGAAGTTGTGATACACGATACAATTACACAAGTGACCACatcgtttttctttataacaaaaaaattataacaaaattaaaaaattataacatgatgaaaaatcataaaattccaCTACCCATAATATTACTGTATATAATATCATTgctagctatttttttttacaaatttttataaaattataaaaagaagaattgttcTGTATAATTATAACCACCGTTGTTCTAGAATCAAAGTTAGTGAATTGTGAATTATGTGATTTATGAAATTCCagtcaatttctttcttaagAAACAACTGTACTGCGTTGTGCGCAATAATTTTGTGTTgagcaaaaggaaaaagaaacttctttcGCATAAGGAGATCAAAAATATCTACTGGCCACCTAGAATCATCTATCCGCGCGATTCCTTGCAGCATGCATTTCTCAGCTGCATCTCCCAGCTTATTATCGCCCTTTTTCGTGACTCCTACGGCATTCCTGAAGGAATGTGAGGGTTTTACTAATGCGAGGGTTTTACTAGTGTCCTGTCACTTCTCCCATTCACATATGTCCAAGATTTACtgacttatttatatttactatttacatttactatttactttacTTACTTCGAATTACGCATTTTCTTTGTACAACAGTGAGTATCTTCAGCATTAGTTAGAATTAAGTATATTTCCGTTCAGAACACCGCGTATCTAGTGCATAACTTCGAATTAACATATTCACCCCTACTTTTATAACTCTCCTCCATTTTGTTTGGAACAAAGGTAAGGATCGTGAGAGAACAGACTGGATAAGTCTAGAATCAACGAAATCAACAAGAAGCGCTCCTCACTACCTTACAGACGCTAGAGTTGTTAAGGAATACGGCTCAAACGATTATCTGCTGCCTAAGTAGAGGATCTGTGGACATTTTGACGGGCGTTTGATCTCGAAAAAGTAATTAGGTTTTAAATACATGTTATTAGTTTGTCACACACCTTTACATCgcacaaaatttttattcgaaattCGTACACAGTACAATACAACTGGCTGGCTACATTTTATATGTACAGACTTATGGCTCGAGctcacaaaaagaaatgacagtgaaaaaagaaatgacagTGAAATTTCACTGAAATCATAGGATGTCATAAAGAACCGTTGTCAAGCATATTTAGAACACAATCATTgcaattatttacatttttgtaCAAAGCCGACTTTGTATAGTTATTTATAAGTTTGGTTGTTTAGTGGGCCTGGACCACGTCAGCgccttctttcattttctttgccaTGTAATCGCGTGCTTCGTcggtcttaaaaaaaaacatggaaatgtGGTATACTGTAGGGAAGCTGAGCTAGTATTCTCACCTTCTCCTCAGTCGCGCATTTTCCATGATCAAGCTTGTTGGCAACTGCGTCGTAGGCATCTTTTCCGGCTTGAGTGACCTAAAATGCGGTTGATGAGGAGGGAAAAATTGCAGCGACTTTTGGCATGTCACTTTAACCCCCATCATATCCAGATCACATCCGCAAAGTGTGATAGGTTTATGTTGCTTATTAAAGTGGTTAACCAAAAATTATAAGGACTTTGATATATGTTTCTTCTACCTTATCATAGCCGGATTGCACCGTCTCTTTAACAGCATGTCCAgcatttccaattttctccTGAGTAGCATTGCTCAATTCCTGGGCCTTATTGCCCATACTATGGAAAATTCCCTGAAATTCATAATTAGAACACAATATAGTTGCCGTACTTGAACTAACACCTTACTTCGTTGGAGTCGCTCATTTTTGTCGAACTTTTGGATTGTTTCAATGATAatctgaaaatcaaaaattcataGTTCTGGATCTGaggaaaactggaaaaaagatTTGTGGTGAAGAAATTAGCGTCAGGGTCAGCAAAGGGAAAGAGATTGAGACAATTAGAACGAACCTTTGACTGAATCCAATGACTTTCGAAAGTGCCCACCCTCACGCGCTTTTTATAGCAAGAAAAAGGGGCGGGGTTGTTTACGCGCCAATGCTTCTCGAATCCCCAACGGTTTCTATTTCGAGCCTATGATGTTTCGAAAATAAACCGGTCCGCATGTTATCGAAACTTTCTGAAACAATTTTCAATGATGAAAAACGCTGTAAAAACTCCAGGAGTGTCGCACtgtgaacgaagaaaaaaagatggccACTCAGCCTCATTGGTACATACATACCAGCACGTCTGGTTTTTCGGATGCAGTTCGGAGAAAGCTAGAGAGCAACACATCAGGAAGAATAAGGTACTTCAGTGTCCTGTGGTACTTCAGTATCTCATTCACAGGTATGAATATACTTTCCACTTTTGTGTGCGCAACCTTTTCCTTTCTGGATAGAAATAACTGCtggaagaaaatccttttGGTCAGTGATCTGTTAACAAATTATACACGAAACTATTTCAACCCCGAAATTTCTGATGTACATTGAAATGCTGACACCCAAGGTAATGATCAGTCTCAAGCGTACTTCGCTCTCCGATCAGCTGACACGGGGAATCCCTTTGGCgccgaaaaataaacaaagtatGTAAACCACGTGAAATAACTGTCATTCCAAAGCACGTGAGCTCAGGAAATCGTCCGCTGTTTCCGAGTCTGCGTTTGATTTTAGTTTACTAATGGTCCCTGGGTAGAGAATCCTCCcaaagtctgaagtccagagcagaaaaagtaaaaagttccAAAGTTTTCCCTCAGTAAGATACCATCAAAAAACGCAAAACATAGGAGTGAAAAAGCGTCGCTTGGAAGTTTACAGAACGTAGGGTCCTTTACTCACTTTATTCTTAACAATTGACCAGTTTGCTTTCATAAATGTCGAAATAACGatgtcaatttttcttttctttcatgacAAGTCTGGATACGGGTTCAAATCCGCTCGTTGACtactttttcagaaataattaaattaactaACTTAGGAACTCCAAGTATTCGCTTTCGCTTTATTCCGATCCactacatttcatttcaatgaaGCTATTGAAATCGCATCCATCCAAACGGAGAATCCAGAAGCTGGTCCTTCCGATACCCACGGAACTAAAGAATTGTCTTTATATGCGAACTGGTATGCTCTAAAAGCCAAGCATCACGTCCCCCCAGTCATCGGTCAACTCGACGGCAAAGTGAGGACCTGATCTTCGGTGAGCATTTGCAGCAAGGAATCTTAGTTCAGGAATAGCGACGATTTCAAGGATTCCCCACCGATTTTGGGAATCTGGAAGGAAAAGGCCAAGTTTCCAGTCACTGTCTCTGGTACTCTTAGAGGatcaaagaaaaggagaggaaaCTTGACAGAGGAACTTCAATGAAACATGTGTTATTCCCTAACATCAGCTGTGCTATATGTGTAAGAGTTACTCCAGAAGCTACGCCGTTCCCAAGGCATCGTGTGgtctgaatttttgaaggcTGCAGAAGTCTTTCTCCTCTGATGCTATACAGAAGATAACGTAGCTACaagtattgaagaaaaaaaaaacttgcataGTAATTAAGGTGGATTCGTAAGATAATTTCCACCAACACCAACAGATGcagtaaagaaaaacactggTTTTAAATGAAGTCCTCTtaactttctttttcgctCCCCTTTCTATATTCCACAATACTTTCAGCACCATCTGGCTTGGAATTCggttatttgaaatttaattagGAAAACGTTAatcataattttaaaaattttaattagttCAATTACAAACTGGAAAGAAACTGCCTTCTTCATCAAATTTACTTTGTAGAATTATTTTCTCTACTTATTTGTTCCCTCACGGCAAGAACAACTTAAAACGTGGCATTCCATGATTTCATCGTGGAtgtgaaaacaattttcacacgaTAATATGCGACTATTTCTAATTCTCGCGTCACTCACAACCTCCACATGCTGGTGAACTCAAAAGTGACATCATTTCGAGAGATGACAGCTAAAACCTGTTGTATGAGCGGCACTGTATTTTTTGATAAATACAGAAGAAGATAAGCGGATTTTGAACGTCACATACTTGTTTATCAATAATAATCCATAATTTGATTTGTGGAgaagtatttttgtttttttatttgttcgtcAACATTTTATAGGTTATAAATGCCGATGTGTTATAGATACACATTTAAACTGCAGACTATTAGCCTCCAACATCCGAGAATGACGATAAATCGattctgttcaaaaattaaGATCATTTTAGAAGGGTGATAGAGGATGAACAGGACAATACCGAGTGACTAGTAATCATTCAGGTAACAGAATGACTAGAAGTGAAGCGGTGTCAGGAAAGTGCTGAATGAAGGAATTCTTCGAGTTTCTTCgttcagaaaaaattgaagaataattGAGGTTCAATTTCTgactttctttcagttttcttcaatttttttaaggatgtTAGGTCAACGTATTACTACTTTGCTAGCACCAAAAAAGCTCCCATTgcttatattttcaaaaattatggtTTTAActagaacaaacaaaaatcattTACAACATTCAGCCTGACAGGAACTAAATATGTATAAATCAAGAATTTGAGATgcaaaaaccaagaaattcAGCCCCTTCAATTTTAGGAACACctaaattttgttgattctcAAAAATCACGGCGGGAACGACTACAGCGATCTTATACGTTTTAGAAGAGTCCACCGCCACTTTCTATGACTTCGTAGCAAGAACTTTTCGGCTACGCACTATGCACTAACTATTTgagggcagcgtatcacaaaattgacgtggtacggaagCTCCAGTGGAAATTTACTGtttagggttgtagattaacGTCTCCACTCCCAAATGTCGTAAAAATGGTGTGGAAGACAGTGTTCTTTTTTacaaaatcagttgcaacgcgtaACTCTTGCGTACGCGCTGCGTCctcgagcgagcggtcgaagaataatgaggtcttctcaccaTCCTATTGAAGTGAGCCCAATAAATAAGCTGTTGAGGTGATCACACCGTGAGCAAGAGTGCTTGTTCTAACGTATCTTGTATTAACTAAAACGGtacccacgccgtttttaggacgatACTAAGGGGGATTGAGCGGGGCAATGCTTCCGTAATGTGCAACGCGAACTCTACTCTCTCCCTGCggtttccgtaccacgtcaatttcgtacTTTTAAAGAACACGCCAGAGAAACAATCCTTTGTGCCAGTTCTAATCGAAAAATGCTAAAGaaactactgttatttctgcaATGTTCTGCGTTCTTGCAGAAACTGTAAATGTGTACGTGTACGCTCAATCGAAGCGAAGCGAAACGAAGCGTAGTGTGAATAAGAGATTACCTTTCCGTCTTGACAAAGATACCAATGCTATCTGTGTGTTGGTATATGATCACCTGACAAATATTACTAACACATGAGGAATGAATACAGTACTCCCAGTAACAGCCCTCTTAATCATTATTTCATAgtctaccttttttttagacttcaactcggaaaatattttaagagaCTTCCTCTTACTTCTTCCTCTGGACTACCTATAAATTCAAAGTTACCCATTTTTgtgagagaaaaattcaaacactGTAAGGGGCATACGCGGGTTGTTTATAGTACTGCTAGCGAAACACTTCATGATAACAATAGACAGCGGTCGATCCTAGCAAAACATTCCAAAAAACACTCGTCTCTCACAGCTGTATAAAAGGTACACGGTCCCGATACACATCCTatctatttctgtttttcttccattgcGATAGAGTGGCTGTCCGTTCGACCTGGCTGCTTTGCGGATTCTGCTTTTCTCGAGACTTTCTGGAGCTAGTCCATCGCTTCCCAAGAGAGTGCATAAAATCTGACGCTTGAAAATGTTCTCAATTTCCTTACCTTTTGAGAATGACAAATATGCAATTCTGAAGCGTTGATACGAAGAGTATGTCGAACCTAACCTGTCCTATTAACGTTAGAGAAAACTTGAGAAATGCCATAGCGAATACCATGAATTTTACTACTTCCTTAAAATTGGGAACTTTGGGGGAACCTCACTTTATTCTCTCTAGTCCTAATTCTTTCTTTATGCTGTAGCATGAACAgaaattctcttctcttcaaaattctctCACGAGATTTTCCTGCCCAACACATctgctttctattttttttttcaaaaatcacgGATTCAATACAATCCCCAAAATTCGGgggtttattttttccatttctaaaaAATACCCAAAAACggattcattcgttttggcgcatcATTTTGTACAAAACGTTTGGCGCGCCAGTCTTTTTCGGCGCCCCCTCTTCCCGgccctttttttacggcaattaacaaAAAGGACGGAATAGTTTCCTCTCCGTACCCCATCCACACTGAAGTCCCTCATTCCTTTAACTACTCAGATACTCAGTATTGAACATTATCTAAAAGGAATAAGtctttttttactgaaaaaaatagtgtatAGAAAATTATCCCCTCATCATCGAGATCAATTCCACACATATTCCTTCTATAgctcctttaaaaaacaaaaattctaaagCCTGACAGCGGCACAGATCATCAAAAGGTATTTTATCTTTAGAATTGATATTAGCTGAAATTCGTGAAATTTATCAGAAAACAGCATCTTCGAAATTTCAATTAGCAAATTCACAGCGGGTTTTCTCAGTTACAGTTATTATTTCTTTAGGCTATTAATGTTTTTTATGATAGATCTTCACTCCCTTGCTATAGCTGCTTGATTTCTATAACATTTTCAACTATATCTGTTTTAATACTGCGCTAATCTACTTATAAgtatcaaattttttctttttcaatttcctttcGTTTCAGTTTTCCTACGTAACTGCCTCTATTTTTTCGACGAAAATGAGTAAAATGCAAGGTGGATACATGTTCGACGAGAAAAAAGCGAAGGAAGTGGCTGAGTCGGTGAAGGAAACGATGGGCAACGCTGGACAAACTGTTAAAGATTCCGCACATTCCGCGTGCGATACGGTATTGAGCTTTCACGTCAGTTAACGCCTACGGTAGAAGCAATCTGTTTCACGTTCTAGGCTGAACATGCATCAAGGGAATTTCTCGATGCTGCGGGCCAAAAGGTATCTTgtagaaaattgaaatctCTTTTTACGCTTCTCTGATCTG
This is a stretch of genomic DNA from Necator americanus strain Aroian chromosome II, whole genome shotgun sequence. It encodes these proteins:
- a CDS encoding hypothetical protein (NECATOR_CHRII.G7759.T2); the encoded protein is MRTGLFSKHHRLEIETVGDSRSIGAQRLSLKQSKSSTKMSDSNEGIFHSMGNKAQELSNATQEKIGNAGHAVKETVQSGYDKVTQAGKDAYDAVANKLDHGKCATEEKTDEARDYMAKKMKEGADVVQAH
- a CDS encoding hypothetical protein (NECATOR_CHRII.G7759.T1) translates to MSDSNEGIFHSMGNKAQELSNATQEKIGNAGHAVKETVQSGYDKVTQAGKDAYDAVANKLDHGKCATEEKTDEARDYMAKKMKEGADVVQAH
- a CDS encoding hypothetical protein (NECATOR_CHRII.G7758.T3), producing the protein MVDAGEKLDNVADAASEKLSEAAESVKNATKSAQDKITGAAKSVSDFAAKKFEETKNAVEEKAAEAKNFVGKKMHEGTDA